In one window of Brassica rapa cultivar Chiifu-401-42 chromosome A07, CAAS_Brap_v3.01, whole genome shotgun sequence DNA:
- the LOC103830671 gene encoding pathogenesis-related protein 5: MASLHILFFMFITGGVAVSATVFTLKNSCPYTVWPATFAGKGSTLGEGGFQLDPGASVQLTLTNEPGWSGRFWGRTGCNFDSSGHGNCATGDCGNSLKCTVTGATPSTLAEFTIQGDSGNDFYDLSLVDGYNVKMGIKPEGGSGECKYTGCVADLNADCPEQLRVMDPNNGGNVVGCKSACAAFNTDEFCCKGAHNTSQTCSPTDYSRKFKNACPTAYSYAYDDASSTFTCAGANYVITFCP, translated from the exons ATGGCCAGTCTTCACATTCTCTTCTTCATGTTCATTACAG GCGGAGTTGCTGTTTCCGCCACCGTCTTCACACTGAAGAACAGTTGTCCTTACACCGTCTGGCCGGCAACTTTCGCCGGCAAAGGCAGCACCCTCGGCGAAGGCGGGTTTCAACTAGATCCAGGCGCTTCCGTGCAGCTCACGCTTACCAATGAACCAGGATGGTCAGGCCGGTTCTGGGGTCGTACCGGCTGCAACTTTGACTCCTCAGGCCACGGCAACTGCGCCACAGGAGACTGCGGCAATTCCCTAAAATGCACCGTCACCGGAGCAACTCCCTCCACTCTAGCTGAGTTCACCATCCAAGGCGACTCCGGCAACGATTTCTACGACCTAAGCCTCGTCGACGGTTACAACGTCAAGATGGGGATAAAGCCCGAAGGAGGATCTGGAGAGTGCAAGTACACGGGCTGCGTCGCTGACCTCAACGCGGATTGTCCTGAACAGCTTCGCGTCATGGATCCGAACAACGGTGGAAACGTCGTGGGGTGTAAAAGCGCGTGCGCGGCGTTCAACACGGATGAGTTTTGCTGCAAGGGAGCTCACAATACTTCTCAAACTTGTTCTCCTACGGATTACTCGAGGAAGTTCAAGAACGCTTGCCCTACCGCTTATAGCTACGCTTATGACGATGCTTCGAGTAC